A portion of the Microtus ochrogaster isolate Prairie Vole_2 unplaced genomic scaffold, MicOch1.0 UNK68, whole genome shotgun sequence genome contains these proteins:
- the Med15 gene encoding mediator of RNA polymerase II transcription subunit 15 isoform X4 encodes MNALQSLTGGPTAGATGIGMPPRGPGQSLGGMGGLGAMGQPMSLSGQPPPGTSGMAPHGMAVVSTATPQTQLQLQQVALQQQQQQQQQQQQQFQQQQAAALQQQQQQQQQQQQQFQVQQNAMQQQFQAVVQQQQHLQQQQQQQHLIKLHHQSQQQQIQQQQLQRMAQLQLQQQQQQQQALQAQPPMQQPPMQQPQPPSSQALPQQLQQMHHPQHHQAPPQAQQSPVAQNQPPQLPSQSQSQPLVSQAQALPGQMLYAAQQQLKFVRAPMVVQQPQVQPQVQQVQPQVQQQAAVQTAQAAQMVAPGVQMIAEALAQGGMHVRARFPPTSTMSAGPSSSISLGGQPTAQVSQSSLTMLSSPSPGQQVQTPQSMPPPPQPSPQPGSQPNSNVSSGPAPSPSSFLPSPSPQPSQSPVTARTPQNFSVPSPGPLNTPVNPSSVMSPAGSSQAEEQQYLDKLKQLSKYIEPLRRMINKIDKNEDRKKDLSKMKSLLDILTDPSKRCPLKTLQKCEIALEKLKNDMAVPTPPPPPVLPTKQQDLCQPLLDAVLANIRSPVFNHSLYRTFVPAMMAIHGPPIVSPVVCSRKRRFEDEERQSIPNVLQGEVARLDPKFLVNLDPSHCSNNGAVHLICKLDDKDLPSVPPLELSVPADYPAQSPMWIDRQWQYDANPFLQSVHRCMTSRLLQLPDKHSVTALLNTWAQSIHQACLSAA; translated from the exons ATGAATGCACTGCAGAGCCTTACTGGTGGACCCACTGCAGGAGCAACTGGGATTGGCATGCCTCCTCGGGGCCCAGGACAGTCCCTAGGTGGGATGGGTGGCCTTGGCGCCATGGGACAGCCAATGTCCCTCTCTGGGCAGCCACCCCCTGGAACCTCTGGGATGGCCCCTCATGGCATGGCTGTGGTATCTACAGCAACTCCACAGA CTCAGCTGCAGCTCCAGCAAGTGGCAttgcagcaacaacagcagcagcagcagcagcaacagcagcaattCCAGCAACAGCAGGCAGCGGCactgcaacagcagcagcaacagcagcagcagcaacaacagcaattCCAGGTACAACAGAATGCCATGCAGCAACAGTTCCAAGCAGtagtgcagcagcagcagcatctccagcagcagcagcagcagcaacacctGATTAAGTTGCATCACCAAAGCCAGCAACAACAG ATCCAACAGCAGCAACTGCAGAGGATGGCACAAttgcagctgcagcagcagcaacaacagcagcaagctTTGCAGGCCCAACCACCAATGCAGCAGCCACCAATGCAGCAGCCACAGCCTCCCTCTTCTCAGGCCCTTCCCCAGCAGCTGCAACAGATGCATCATCCACAGCATCACCAGGCACCTCCTCAGGCCCAGCAGTCCCCAGTTGCTCAGAACCAACCACCACAACTCCCATCACAGTCACAAAGCCAGCCTTTGGTGTCACAAGCACAAGCCCTCCCTGGACAAATGCTGTATGCTGCTCAACAGCAGCTGAAATTT gTCCGTGCTCCGATGGTGGTCCAGCAGCCGCAGGTGCAGCCCCAGGTGCAGCAGGTGCAGCCCCAGGTGCAACAGCAGGCGGCAGTGCAGACAGCACAGGCTGCCCAGATGGTAGCTCCCGGCGTCCAG ATGATTGCTGAAGCCTTGGCCCAAGGCGGGATGCACGTAAGAGCTCGGTTCCCACCCACCTCCACCATGTCTGCTGGCCCGTCAAGCTCCATCTCTTTGGGCGGACAGCCCACAGCACAG gtcagccaaagcaGCCTCACCATGCTGTCCTCACCATCGCCGGGCCAGCAGGTGCAGACCCCACAGTCGATGCCCCCTCCTCCACAGCCCTCCCCACAACCTGGCTCACAGCCCAACTCCAATGTCAG CTCCGGCCCTGCCCCGTCCCCCAGCAGCTTCCTGCCTAGCCCCTCACCACAGCCTTCTCAGAGCCCAGTGACAGCACGCACCCCACAGAACTTCAGCGTCCCCTCCCCTGGACCTTTAAACACCCCTG TGAACCCCAGCTCTGTCATGAGCCCAGCTGGTTCCAGCCAGGCTGAAGAACAACAGTATCTGGACAAGCTGAAGCAGTTGTCCAAGTACATTGAGCCCCTGCGACGCAtgatcaacaagatcgacaagaATGAAG ACAGAAAAAAGGACCTCAGTAAGATGAAGAGCCTGCTGGACATTCTCACTGACCCCTCTAAGCG GTGTCCCCTGAAGACCTTGCAGAAGTGTGAGATTGCCCTGGAGAAACTCAAGAATGACATGGCAGTG CCCacacccccaccacccccagtTCTTCCAACCAAACAGCAGGACCTGTGCCAGCCACTCCTAGATGCAGTCCTGGCCAACATCCGTTCACCTGTCTTCAACCATTCCCTGTACCGCACATTCGTGCCCGCCATGATGGCCATCCATGGCCCACCTATTGT GTCCCCAGTGGTATGTTCCCGGAAGCGCAGATTTGAGGACGAGGAGCGGCAGAGCATCCCCAATGTGCTGCAAGGTGAAGTGGCCAGGTTGGACCCCAAGTTCCTGGTGAACTTGGACCCTTCTCACTGTAGCAACAACGGCGCTGTCCACCTGATCTGCAAGCTGG ATGACAAGGACCTCCCTAGTGTGCCACCACTGGAGCTCAGTGTGCCTGCTGACTACCCTGCTCAGAGCCCGATGTGGATCGACCGTCAGTGGCAGTATG ATGCCAACCCCTTTCTGCAGTCAGTGCACCGGTGCATGACCTCCAGGCTGCTGCAGCTTCCCGACAAGCACTCTGTCACAGCCCTGCTCAACACCTGGGCCCAGAGCATCCACCAGGCCTGCCTCtcagctgcttag